The region AGGCGGAAGCCGAAACCGCCCAGGCCCTGCACCGCCTGGTGGTCGAGCGCGACGGCCTGGCGCTGGAGGAAAAGCGCGCGCGCGAGGCCCTGGCCCGCCTGGCCGCCGCGATCGAAACCATTATGCGCGACGGCGTGCGCGAGGAGACCCTGCTGACCGACGCCCGCGCGGCGCTGGAGCGGCTGTCGATCGAGCGCGAGGGACTTGTCGCCGCCGAGGAGGATTCCGGCCTGGACGCCGAGGCGGCCGAAGCCGCCGTCGTTGCCGCCGCCGAGCAGTTGCAGGCGCGCGAGGCCGAACTCGACAAGGCCAATCGCGACCTGGCCGCCGTCGAGGCCCGCCGCCACAGCCTCGAGCGCGAGTTGCGCGACCTGATGGGGCGGCTGGAACGCCTGACCCAGGCCCGCGGCCAGCTCGACCAGGATGCCCAGCGCATCGCCGAGGAACGCGCCCGCGCGGTCGCCCTGGCCGACCTGACCGAGAAGGTCGAGATCGCCCAGGCCGCCCTGGAGGCAGCCGAGGACGCCGTGGCCGACGCCGAAGCGGCGCGCGCCCAGGCCCACACCACGGAATCGGAATCCCGTGAGGCCCTGCGCCTGGCGGAAGCCGCCGCCGGCAAGATCGCCGCCGAGGAAAAGGCCCTGGCCAGCCTGCTGGCGGCCGATGCCGGCAGCCTGTGGCCGCCGGTGGTCGATGCCCTGGCGGTCGAGAAGGGCTTCGAGACCGCCCTGGGCGCCGCCTTGGGCGACGATCTCTCGGTGCCGGCCGACGAGGCCGCCCCGGTCCACTGGGCCACCCTGCCCGATTATGACCAGGCCCCCGCCCTGCCGGCCGGCGTGGCCCCCTTGTCGGACTATGTCCTGGCCCCCGCCGCCCTGTCGCGCCGCTTGGCCCAAATCGGCGTGGTCGACAAGACCGCCGGCAAGGCCCTGCATGCAAGCCTGGCCCCCGGCCAGATGCTGGTCAGCCGCGAGGGCGACGTCTGGCGCTGGGACGGCTTCACCGCCGCCGCCGAGGCACCGACCGCCGCCGCCATCCGCCTCGCCCAGCGCAACCGCTTGAAGGAACTGGCGGCCGAGCGCCAGACCCTGGAGGCCGTCGCCGCCGAGGCTCGCTTCGGCTTCGAGGCCGCGCGCAATGCGGCACAAGTGGCCCAGGCGAGCGAAATGGAAACCCGCCGCCGGGTGCGCGAGGCCAATGACAGCCTGAACCGCGCCCGCGAGGAGGAAGCCCGCGCCGGCCGCGAGGCCGCCGCCCGCGAGGCCCGCGCCAATGCCCTGGCCGAATCCGCCGAGCGGATTGCCCGCGATATCGCCGAGGTTGCCGGCGCCCGCGACAAGGCGCAGGCGGCACAGGCCGAATTGCCGGCCCGCCTCCAGCTCGAGGAACTGCGCGCCCACCTGCTGCGCGAGGTCGAGGCCCTGCGCGCCGCCCAGTCGCAGGCCCGCGCCGCCCGCGACGGCCTGAAGCGCGAGGTCGAGGCGCGGCGCAAGCGCCTGGCCGATGTCACCGCCGAACTCCAGGCCTGGAGCCGGCGCGCGGAATCGGCCGAACGCCAGATGAGCCAACTCGTGGAACGCCGGACGATCGCCGAGGAAGAACGCGAGGAACTGGCCGGCCGGCCCGAGGAATTGCACGACGCGGCTGCCGCCCTGGCCGACCGGATCGAAGCGGCGGAACTGGCCCGCCGCGCCGCGGCCGACGCCCTGGCCCAGGCCGAGCGCGGCCTGACCGAGTCCCGCCGCAACGCCCGCGCCGCCGAGAGCGAGGCCGGCAGCCGGCGCGAAGCCCGCGTCCGGGCCGAGGCC is a window of Oleomonas cavernae DNA encoding:
- the smc gene encoding chromosome segregation protein SMC, which produces MVQFSKLRLSGFKSFVDPTEMVIHPGMTGIVGPNGCGKSNLLEALRWVMGETSAKLIRGSEMDDVIFAGTSTRPSRNLAEVSLVLDNSQRLAPVAFNDHAELEISRRIEREAGSAYRINGKEVRARDVHLLFADASVGARSPALVGQGRIGAIINSKARDRRAILEEAAGIAGLHSRRHEAELRLKAAEGNLVRVDDVMGQLTNQLNALKRQSRQATRYRNVQGQIRKGEAVVLHLKWLDAEAALQAARADLTAAQAAVAAATEFATHTVNQENAVADQINPLREAEAETAQALHRLVVERDGLALEEKRAREALARLAAAIETIMRDGVREETLLTDARAALERLSIEREGLVAAEEDSGLDAEAAEAAVVAAAEQLQAREAELDKANRDLAAVEARRHSLERELRDLMGRLERLTQARGQLDQDAQRIAEERARAVALADLTEKVEIAQAALEAAEDAVADAEAARAQAHTTESESREALRLAEAAAGKIAAEEKALASLLAADAGSLWPPVVDALAVEKGFETALGAALGDDLSVPADEAAPVHWATLPDYDQAPALPAGVAPLSDYVLAPAALSRRLAQIGVVDKTAGKALHASLAPGQMLVSREGDVWRWDGFTAAAEAPTAAAIRLAQRNRLKELAAERQTLEAVAAEARFGFEAARNAAQVAQASEMETRRRVREANDSLNRAREEEARAGREAAAREARANALAESAERIARDIAEVAGARDKAQAAQAELPARLQLEELRAHLLREVEALRAAQSQARAARDGLKREVEARRKRLADVTAELQAWSRRAESAERQMSQLVERRTIAEEEREELAGRPEELHDAAAALADRIEAAELARRAAADALAQAERGLTESRRNARAAESEAGSRREARVRAEAGVEQAQIRRRELAERVLEELDCKPEEILGQADLDEGDPLPVLAELEARLDRLRRERDGIGPVNLRAEQESEEIEGTIGSMTAEREDLVAAIAKLRASIGSLNREGRERLLAAFEQVNQHFTSLFTRLFGGGRAYLALTESEDPLEAGLEIFASPPGKKLQVLSLLSGGEQALTALSLIFAVFMVNPSPICVLDEVDAPLDDANVVRFCDLVDEVAKETGTRFLVVTHHGLTMQRMDRLFGVTMSEPGVSQLVSVDLSRTPELLAAE